A genome region from Crossiella equi includes the following:
- a CDS encoding class I SAM-dependent methyltransferase, which produces MTDRDIRTVEDVLRLLDGLFTPGADRWSAQGASWWDGFYADRDRPVPFFVAKPDENLVSYLDRGLLTPGRALDLGCGHGRNARYLAEAGFTVDAVDLSETAIAWAREQDPDGRVRYLCGDAYTAPGLTGPYDLVYDSGCFHHQPPHRRVSYLSLLRRVLAPGGHFGLTCFAVGGMGSELSDTDLYRRGDLAGGLAYTDTALRGIFAGLEPVELRRMRDEPEDSTRFGEDFLWTALFRG; this is translated from the coding sequence GTGACCGACCGCGACATCCGCACCGTCGAGGACGTGCTGCGCCTGCTGGACGGCCTGTTCACCCCGGGCGCGGACCGCTGGAGCGCACAGGGCGCCAGCTGGTGGGACGGCTTCTACGCCGACCGCGACCGCCCGGTGCCCTTCTTCGTGGCCAAGCCGGACGAGAACCTGGTCTCCTACCTCGACCGCGGCCTGCTGACCCCGGGCCGGGCACTCGACCTGGGCTGCGGGCACGGCCGCAACGCGCGGTATCTGGCCGAGGCGGGGTTCACCGTGGACGCGGTCGACCTGTCCGAGACCGCGATCGCCTGGGCCCGCGAGCAGGACCCCGACGGCCGGGTGCGGTACCTGTGCGGCGACGCCTACACCGCGCCCGGGCTGACCGGCCCGTACGACCTGGTCTACGACTCGGGCTGCTTCCACCACCAGCCGCCGCACCGCCGGGTCAGCTACCTGTCCCTGCTGCGCCGGGTGCTGGCACCGGGCGGGCACTTCGGGCTGACCTGCTTCGCGGTGGGCGGCATGGGCTCGGAGCTCTCCGACACCGACCTGTACCGCCGGGGCGACCTGGCGGGCGGCCTGGCCTACACCGACACCGCGCTGCGCGGGATCTTCGCCGGGCTGGAGCCGGTCGAGCTGCGCCGCATGCGCGACGAGCCCGAGGACAGCACGCGCTTCGGCGAGGACTTCCTGTGGACGGCGCTGTTCCGCGGCTAG
- a CDS encoding LysR family transcriptional regulator, with product MLERHEVEALLALADELHFGRAAERLRVSTGRVSQIVRKLERRVGAPLFERTSRVVRLTPIGARLAEELAPLVSAMDEAVRRAVAAGRGVSGELRVAFLGEGLAPLVARAVSLFGERHPDCEVHVQEAQLDNTRRNLLNGTVDVLFASFPFDGMANGPVLLTEGRVLAVAAANPLASTASVSLEALADHPVIQYPSATSVEFKRDRTPSRTPSGRPVTEGPAGQTFSEMLSLVAMGRGVLPVGEHTRRYYPRPDVAYVPIHDAPPIRRGPVWLPGNTTERVREFVRAAESAAEEKGTST from the coding sequence GTGCTGGAACGGCATGAGGTCGAGGCGCTGCTGGCCCTGGCCGACGAACTGCACTTCGGCCGCGCCGCCGAGCGCCTGCGCGTGAGCACCGGGCGGGTCAGCCAGATCGTGCGCAAGCTGGAGCGCCGCGTCGGGGCCCCGCTGTTCGAGCGCACCAGCCGGGTGGTGCGCCTGACCCCGATCGGCGCACGGCTGGCCGAGGAGCTCGCGCCGCTGGTCAGCGCCATGGACGAGGCGGTGCGGCGCGCGGTCGCGGCCGGGCGCGGGGTCAGCGGCGAGCTGCGGGTGGCCTTCCTCGGCGAGGGCCTGGCCCCGCTGGTCGCGCGGGCGGTGTCGCTGTTCGGCGAGCGCCACCCCGACTGCGAGGTGCACGTGCAGGAGGCGCAGCTGGACAACACGCGCCGCAACCTGCTCAACGGCACCGTGGACGTCCTGTTCGCCTCCTTCCCCTTCGACGGCATGGCCAACGGCCCGGTCCTGCTCACCGAGGGCCGCGTGCTGGCGGTGGCCGCGGCCAACCCGCTGGCCAGTACCGCCTCGGTGTCCCTGGAGGCGCTGGCCGACCACCCGGTGATCCAGTACCCGTCGGCCACCTCGGTGGAGTTCAAGCGCGACCGCACCCCCAGCCGCACGCCCTCCGGGCGCCCGGTCACCGAGGGCCCGGCCGGGCAGACCTTCTCCGAGATGCTGTCGCTGGTGGCGATGGGCCGGGGCGTGCTGCCGGTGGGCGAGCACACGCGCCGCTACTACCCCCGGCCGGACGTGGCCTACGTCCCCATCCACGACGCACCCCCGATCCGCCGGGGCCCGGTCTGGCTGCCGGGCAACACCACCGAGCGGGTCCGCGAGTTCGTGCGCGCGGCCGAGTCCGCCGCCGAGGAGAAGGGGACGAGCACGTGA
- a CDS encoding VOC family protein translates to MTELRVRAFDHLVLNVGDVERSLAFYCGPLGLAPVRVEEWRAGRVPFPSVRVSPETIIDLVSRPRGESNVDHLCLVVEPLDWAEVIASGTFDVLEGPVPRFGARGNATSIYVRDPDGNTIELRWYPQDA, encoded by the coding sequence ATGACAGAGCTTCGTGTGCGGGCCTTCGACCACCTCGTGCTCAACGTCGGCGACGTGGAGCGCTCGCTCGCCTTCTACTGCGGCCCGCTCGGCCTGGCCCCGGTGCGGGTCGAGGAGTGGCGGGCCGGGCGGGTGCCGTTCCCGTCGGTGCGGGTGAGCCCGGAGACGATCATCGACCTGGTCAGCCGACCGCGCGGGGAGTCCAACGTCGACCACCTGTGCCTGGTGGTCGAACCCCTGGACTGGGCCGAGGTGATCGCCTCGGGCACCTTCGACGTGCTGGAGGGCCCGGTCCCGCGCTTCGGCGCCCGGGGGAACGCCACCTCGATCTACGTGCGCGACCCGGACGGCAACACAATCGAGCTGCGCTGGTACCCGCAGGACGCCTAG
- a CDS encoding class I SAM-dependent methyltransferase, whose protein sequence is MTASVDQSNVDQLAAWDGDQGAFWVARAQRFDEGVARYQETFLDAAAIKPADRVLDVGCGNGRTTRDAARRATDGSALGVDLSTGMLAVARRLAAEEGVANAEFRQADAQVHPFPAASFDVVVSRHGSMFFGDPPAAFANLRRALCPGGRLVLLTWQPVEANEWLRTFRRVLSPDGTGDPVPPKAASLSEEHHIRALLTGAGFTDVRLTGLTRPMYYGQTVQDAAEFVLGLFGGLLRPAEQATRTAAEAALRADLAAHQTPEGVLYGSAAWLVEATRP, encoded by the coding sequence ATGACCGCTTCCGTTGACCAGTCCAATGTGGACCAGCTCGCCGCCTGGGATGGCGACCAGGGCGCGTTCTGGGTGGCCCGGGCCCAGCGCTTCGACGAGGGGGTGGCCCGCTACCAGGAGACCTTCCTGGACGCGGCGGCGATCAAGCCCGCGGACCGGGTCCTGGACGTGGGCTGCGGCAACGGCCGCACGACCCGGGACGCGGCCCGCCGGGCGACCGACGGCAGCGCGCTGGGGGTGGACCTGTCCACCGGCATGCTGGCCGTGGCCCGCCGCCTGGCAGCGGAGGAGGGGGTGGCCAACGCCGAGTTCCGGCAGGCCGACGCCCAGGTCCACCCGTTCCCGGCGGCCTCCTTCGACGTGGTGGTGAGCCGCCACGGCTCGATGTTCTTCGGCGACCCGCCCGCCGCCTTCGCCAACCTGCGCCGGGCGCTGTGCCCGGGCGGCCGCCTGGTCCTGCTGACCTGGCAGCCGGTCGAGGCCAACGAGTGGCTGCGCACCTTCCGCCGCGTACTGAGCCCGGACGGGACCGGCGACCCGGTGCCGCCGAAGGCCGCCTCGCTGAGCGAGGAGCACCACATCCGCGCCCTGCTGACCGGCGCGGGCTTCACCGACGTGCGCCTGACCGGCCTGACCCGCCCGATGTACTACGGCCAGACCGTGCAGGACGCGGCGGAGTTCGTCCTGGGCCTGTTCGGCGGCCTGCTCCGGCCCGCCGAACAGGCCACCCGGACCGCGGCCGAGGCGGCGCTGCGCGCGGACCTGGCGGCCCACCAGACCCCGGAGGGCGTGCTGTACGGCTCGGCGGCCTGGCTGGTCGAGGCCACCAGGCCGTGA
- a CDS encoding NACHT domain-containing protein, whose amino-acid sequence MLKLGQAVATRAATEWLRRHRARKDRTATLAELAAEQLGGPLQVRKWDNFLSNLGLQVAERLEPLLLNRFPGLPENEVQAALDAAGDALAEVTLADELLLTGPDRLAAAVREACPAQARVAGLGEDGIRLYEVALDQSCRYLLEVVHHLPAFQPRALAEVLGRLATTTGQLDELLARIPRSTLHAPLGTGQDAEFTTAYLGHLQSSLDRLELLGLSMHEQPRLALSVAYLSLSVDGSRRDRWFDQGERGRVESALGSRTRTLVLGEAGSGKTTLLDWLAVTVARGHCTGQLADWNGCVPFPVRLRAGELPRPEHLVPHAWPARGGEMPQGWAHRRLDDGTALLLVDGVDEVPLERRGEVRAWLRELVETFPRIRVVITARPAAVDRKWLVLEGFSAVTLEPMGPEDVRQFIERWHTAAGQAQYLPCEPAEVPAARQRLLTQLDARPQLRGLASNPLLCALLCALNLDHVAELPRSRMELYERALAMLLDLRDTHRRIPGLLDLAQKRVLLRDLAWRLTLANRNQLPRGRALDHLAAKLPSMPGVEHPADRILTHLLERSGVLREPVPGEIDFVHRSFQEYLAASEATEQDHIETLVAQAHLDAWRDTVVMACGHAKRKQADTLLAGILARVDNEPRNARKLRLLAASCLETVREIGVEVFQRIDETIRERLVPPGNLRETVSLASIGHQLLRYLPADLVGLSDAAAEATIRAAALTGDSAALPRLAAYAADPRWRVQRELMRAWHYFNPERYAAEVLADAPLAGGVVTVSSTRMFPHVHRLRRCTSVQVNGLDERLASLHELDDLQLSGVFLRFEGGAVDLRPLAKHLDLTRIDLTGADWFDHPDALATLPKLTSLQLSQQVVWHDLSELAALSGLESLDLSGVEEDIDWSPLRELPHLEDLRFDGGGGATPLWLPQLRTLALRWCHDADWAEWVVRSFPGLDMIQLQHMRLGSLRPLTALPLRKLCVWAPRTPVDLRPFEDREIQFYLDRRGEYLGAGPNVTWE is encoded by the coding sequence GTGCTGAAGCTGGGCCAGGCCGTCGCGACGAGGGCGGCGACGGAATGGCTGCGCCGCCACCGGGCCCGCAAGGACCGCACGGCCACCCTGGCGGAGCTGGCCGCCGAACAGCTCGGCGGCCCGCTCCAGGTGCGCAAGTGGGACAACTTCCTGAGCAACCTGGGCCTCCAGGTGGCCGAACGGCTGGAACCCTTGCTGCTCAACCGTTTCCCCGGCCTGCCGGAGAACGAGGTCCAGGCCGCCCTGGACGCCGCGGGCGACGCCCTGGCCGAGGTCACCCTGGCCGACGAGCTGCTCCTGACCGGCCCCGACCGGCTGGCCGCGGCGGTCCGGGAGGCCTGCCCGGCGCAGGCTCGGGTGGCGGGCCTGGGTGAGGACGGCATCCGCCTGTACGAGGTGGCCCTGGACCAGTCCTGCCGCTACCTCCTGGAGGTCGTGCACCACCTGCCCGCCTTCCAGCCCCGGGCCCTGGCCGAGGTGCTCGGACGGCTGGCCACCACGACCGGCCAGCTGGACGAGCTGCTGGCCCGCATCCCGCGCAGCACCCTGCACGCACCCCTGGGCACCGGCCAGGACGCGGAGTTCACCACCGCCTACCTGGGCCACCTCCAGTCCAGTTTGGACAGACTGGAGCTGCTGGGGCTGTCGATGCACGAACAACCCCGGCTGGCGTTGAGCGTGGCCTACCTCAGCCTGTCGGTGGACGGCAGCCGGAGGGACCGCTGGTTCGACCAGGGCGAGCGGGGCCGGGTCGAGTCCGCCCTGGGCTCGCGCACCCGGACCCTCGTGCTGGGCGAGGCGGGCTCCGGCAAGACCACACTGCTGGACTGGCTGGCCGTGACCGTGGCCCGGGGCCACTGCACCGGCCAGCTCGCCGACTGGAACGGCTGCGTGCCCTTCCCGGTCCGGCTGCGCGCCGGTGAGCTGCCCCGCCCGGAACACCTGGTCCCGCACGCCTGGCCCGCCCGCGGCGGCGAGATGCCCCAGGGCTGGGCGCACCGGCGGCTCGACGACGGCACCGCGCTGCTGCTGGTCGACGGCGTCGACGAGGTCCCCCTGGAACGCCGGGGCGAGGTCCGGGCCTGGCTGCGCGAACTGGTCGAGACCTTCCCCCGCATCCGCGTCGTGATCACCGCCCGGCCCGCCGCCGTGGACCGGAAATGGCTTGTCCTGGAAGGGTTCTCGGCGGTCACGCTCGAACCCATGGGCCCGGAGGACGTCCGCCAGTTCATCGAGCGCTGGCACACCGCGGCGGGCCAGGCCCAGTACCTGCCGTGCGAACCGGCCGAGGTCCCCGCCGCCCGGCAACGCCTGCTCACCCAGCTGGACGCCCGCCCCCAGCTCCGTGGCCTGGCCTCGAACCCGCTGCTGTGCGCGTTGCTGTGCGCCCTGAACCTGGACCACGTGGCCGAGCTGCCCCGCAGCCGGATGGAGCTCTACGAACGCGCGCTGGCCATGCTGCTGGACCTGCGCGACACCCACCGCCGCATCCCCGGGCTGCTGGACCTCGCCCAGAAACGCGTGCTGCTGCGCGACCTGGCCTGGCGCCTGACCCTGGCCAACCGCAACCAGCTGCCCCGGGGCCGGGCCCTGGACCACCTGGCGGCCAAGCTGCCCTCGATGCCCGGCGTCGAACACCCCGCCGACCGGATCCTCACCCATCTGCTGGAACGCAGCGGCGTGCTGCGCGAACCGGTGCCGGGCGAGATCGACTTCGTGCACCGCAGCTTCCAGGAGTACCTGGCCGCCAGCGAGGCCACCGAACAGGACCACATCGAGACCCTGGTGGCCCAGGCACACCTGGACGCCTGGCGGGACACCGTGGTCATGGCCTGCGGGCACGCCAAGCGCAAGCAGGCCGACACCCTGCTCGCCGGGATCCTGGCGCGCGTGGACAACGAGCCCCGCAACGCCCGCAAGCTCCGGCTGCTCGCGGCCTCGTGCCTGGAGACCGTGCGGGAAATCGGTGTGGAGGTGTTCCAGCGAATTGACGAGACCATCCGCGAACGTCTGGTCCCGCCCGGGAACCTGCGGGAGACCGTGTCGCTGGCGAGCATCGGGCACCAGCTGCTGCGCTACCTCCCCGCCGACCTGGTCGGGTTGTCGGACGCGGCCGCCGAGGCGACGATCCGGGCCGCCGCGCTCACCGGCGACTCGGCCGCACTGCCCCGCCTGGCCGCCTACGCCGCGGATCCCCGGTGGCGGGTGCAACGGGAGCTGATGCGGGCCTGGCACTACTTCAACCCGGAACGCTACGCCGCGGAGGTGCTCGCGGACGCGCCGCTGGCCGGGGGTGTGGTGACCGTGTCCAGCACCCGGATGTTCCCCCACGTGCACCGGTTGCGCCGGTGCACCTCGGTTCAGGTCAACGGCCTGGACGAGCGGCTGGCGAGCTTGCACGAGCTGGACGACCTCCAGCTCTCCGGGGTCTTCCTGCGGTTCGAGGGCGGTGCGGTGGACCTGCGCCCGCTCGCCAAGCATCTCGACCTGACCCGGATCGACCTGACCGGCGCCGACTGGTTCGACCACCCCGACGCCCTCGCCACGCTGCCGAAGCTGACCAGCCTGCAGCTCTCGCAACAGGTGGTGTGGCACGACCTCAGTGAGCTCGCCGCGCTGTCAGGGCTGGAGAGCCTGGACCTGTCCGGCGTCGAGGAGGACATCGACTGGTCGCCGCTGCGGGAACTGCCACACCTGGAGGATCTGAGGTTCGACGGTGGCGGGGGCGCGACCCCGTTGTGGCTGCCGCAGCTGCGGACCCTGGCCCTCCGGTGGTGCCACGACGCCGACTGGGCGGAGTGGGTGGTACGGAGCTTCCCCGGGCTGGACATGATCCAGCTGCAGCACATGCGGCTCGGGTCGCTCCGGCCGCTGACCGCCCTGCCGTTGCGCAAGCTGTGCGTCTGGGCGCCGCGCACACCGGTGGACCTGCGGCCGTTCGAGGACCGGGAGATCCAGTTCTACCTCGACCGGCGCGGCGAGTACCTCGGCGCGGGGCCCAACGTCACCTGGGAGTGA
- a CDS encoding MarR family winged helix-turn-helix transcriptional regulator, whose amino-acid sequence MAQQTEAARDAVDEPAWRRLITLHGRIEHELAKVLQRRFGLGLTEYRALSRLAEVDGCSLRMQVLADAIGLNQSSVSRLVARLEEAGLTVRDPCENDRRGVYSMLTVEGRERQALAEPVYRDTLRAALDRAAADPDLGAAVNALRSGLAS is encoded by the coding sequence GTGGCGCAACAGACGGAGGCCGCGCGGGACGCGGTTGACGAGCCCGCGTGGCGACGATTGATCACACTGCACGGACGCATCGAGCACGAGCTGGCCAAGGTGCTGCAGCGGCGTTTCGGGCTCGGCCTGACCGAGTACCGCGCGCTGAGCAGGCTGGCCGAGGTGGACGGGTGCAGCCTGCGGATGCAGGTGCTCGCCGACGCCATCGGGCTCAACCAGAGCTCGGTGTCCCGGCTGGTCGCGCGGCTGGAGGAGGCCGGGCTGACCGTGCGCGACCCCTGCGAGAACGACCGGCGCGGGGTGTACTCGATGCTCACCGTCGAGGGGCGGGAACGGCAGGCGCTGGCCGAGCCCGTCTACCGGGATACGCTCAGGGCGGCCCTGGACCGGGCCGCGGCCGACCCCGACCTGGGGGCGGCCGTCAACGCCCTGCGGAGCGGGCTCGCCAGCTGA
- the mobA gene encoding molybdenum cofactor guanylyltransferase translates to MDAVVLAGGRASRMRGADKPGLVLGGLSLLGHALAAVAGARHVVVVGPRRTVPGPVTWTREEPPGSGPLAGLRAGLAALEDGTGQAAVPGVSTVDGLVAVLAADQPGVTAATVSRLQRAVTEGVAGAVLLADGHRQWLSGVWRVADLRAAMPERTEGVPLRALFGRLAVAEVPAQGAEGRDVDTPADWESWRSVTGG, encoded by the coding sequence ATGGACGCCGTGGTGCTGGCCGGAGGCAGGGCGAGCCGGATGCGCGGTGCGGACAAGCCCGGACTGGTCCTGGGCGGGCTCAGCCTGCTCGGCCACGCCCTGGCCGCCGTCGCCGGGGCGCGCCACGTGGTCGTCGTGGGTCCACGCCGGACGGTGCCGGGGCCGGTGACCTGGACCAGGGAGGAACCGCCGGGATCGGGGCCACTGGCCGGACTGCGCGCCGGACTGGCCGCACTGGAGGACGGAACCGGGCAGGCCGCCGTGCCCGGTGTGTCCACAGTGGACGGGCTGGTGGCGGTGCTCGCCGCCGACCAGCCCGGGGTCACCGCCGCCACGGTGTCCCGCCTCCAACGGGCGGTGACCGAGGGCGTGGCCGGTGCGGTGCTCCTGGCCGACGGGCACCGGCAGTGGCTGTCCGGGGTGTGGCGCGTGGCGGACCTGCGCGCGGCCATGCCCGAACGGACCGAGGGCGTCCCGCTGCGGGCGCTGTTCGGGCGGCTGGCCGTGGCCGAGGTGCCCGCTCAGGGCGCGGAGGGCCGCGACGTGGACACCCCGGCCGACTGGGAGTCCTGGCGTTCGGTCACCGGCGGGTGA
- a CDS encoding TetR/AcrR family transcriptional regulator, translating to MPPQNEQRKRALADAAIEILARDGGHGLTHRAVDREAGVPTGTASNYFRTRDALWAGVSARIVERHWEILGTIEGFPERLADPEGASEAIATMLSGGEGWARTYNLALTELSLEAVRRPGLRPVLHELNEVVTSQMAANHRANSLPEDRETLDVIAIFLRGLQLSMLMPWVLGRPDYRPALLIERVYESVLGSAPRHPPVTERQDSQSAGVSTSRPSAP from the coding sequence GTGCCACCCCAGAACGAGCAGCGCAAGCGGGCCCTCGCGGACGCGGCGATCGAGATCCTGGCCCGCGACGGCGGACACGGCCTGACCCACCGGGCGGTGGACCGCGAGGCCGGGGTGCCCACCGGTACGGCGTCGAACTACTTCCGCACCCGGGACGCGCTGTGGGCGGGGGTGTCCGCGCGGATCGTGGAGCGGCACTGGGAGATCCTGGGCACGATCGAGGGCTTCCCGGAGCGGCTGGCCGACCCCGAGGGCGCCTCGGAGGCGATCGCCACGATGCTCTCCGGCGGCGAGGGCTGGGCGCGCACGTACAACCTGGCGCTGACCGAGCTGTCCCTGGAGGCGGTGCGCCGCCCGGGGCTGCGCCCGGTGCTGCACGAGCTGAACGAGGTGGTCACCAGCCAGATGGCCGCCAACCACCGGGCGAACTCGCTGCCCGAGGACCGCGAGACCCTGGACGTGATCGCGATCTTCCTGCGCGGCCTGCAGCTGAGCATGCTGATGCCGTGGGTGCTGGGGCGGCCGGACTACCGGCCCGCACTGCTGATCGAGCGCGTGTACGAGTCAGTGCTGGGCTCCGCGCCGCGTCACCCGCCGGTGACCGAACGCCAGGACTCCCAGTCGGCCGGGGTGTCCACGTCGCGGCCCTCCGCGCCCTGA
- a CDS encoding cytochrome P450 family protein translates to MGDGMDPLKDLNAAVTAITEPRPPTLVWRTGERQQWVVSRHEDVVAVLAAPQATVRITPTEELMAAPGPFVEAIMAIGALVGGSMLHQDPPEHTRLRKLVVRAFSARRVDALRPRVQEITDALLDELARRPGPVDLVEHFAFELPITVICELVGAPVRDRKLFRDWSHAMTTLFVDLDNAPTYVALLKQMGEYLRELVETKRAEAAPDLLGDLAAVEVDGERLTTEEMVAMAALLIFAGHETTTNLIALGLRSLFTFPDQLDLLRARPELVPGAVDELLRYEGPITPGVNRGVTQDLAVGGTVIPAGSSVFCAVALANHDAAVFPDPKRLDVTRADASRHLGFGHGIHFCLGARLARLEGEIALGSILRRFPEMALAVPLDRLELRVSGLRALVDLPVHLS, encoded by the coding sequence ATGGGGGACGGAATGGACCCGCTCAAGGACCTCAACGCGGCCGTCACGGCCATCACCGAGCCGCGGCCGCCCACGCTGGTGTGGCGCACCGGCGAGCGGCAGCAGTGGGTGGTGAGCAGGCACGAGGACGTGGTCGCCGTGCTCGCCGCGCCGCAGGCCACCGTGCGCATCACGCCCACCGAGGAGCTGATGGCCGCCCCGGGCCCGTTCGTCGAGGCGATCATGGCCATCGGCGCGCTGGTCGGCGGCTCGATGCTGCACCAGGACCCGCCGGAGCACACCCGGCTGCGCAAGCTCGTGGTGCGCGCCTTCAGCGCCCGCCGGGTGGACGCGCTGCGCCCGCGCGTCCAGGAGATCACCGACGCGCTGCTGGACGAGCTGGCCCGGCGGCCCGGCCCGGTGGACCTGGTCGAGCACTTCGCCTTCGAGCTGCCCATCACCGTCATCTGCGAGCTGGTCGGGGCGCCGGTGCGGGACCGCAAGCTCTTCCGCGACTGGTCCCACGCCATGACCACGCTGTTCGTCGACCTCGACAACGCCCCGACCTACGTCGCGCTGCTCAAGCAGATGGGGGAGTACCTGCGCGAGCTGGTCGAGACCAAACGCGCGGAGGCCGCCCCGGACCTGCTCGGCGACCTGGCCGCGGTGGAGGTCGACGGGGAGCGGCTGACCACCGAGGAGATGGTGGCCATGGCGGCGCTGCTGATCTTCGCCGGGCACGAGACCACCACCAACCTCATCGCGCTCGGCCTGCGCTCGCTGTTCACCTTCCCCGACCAGCTCGACCTGCTGCGCGCCCGGCCCGAGCTGGTCCCGGGGGCCGTGGACGAGCTGCTGCGGTACGAGGGCCCGATCACCCCGGGCGTGAACCGGGGGGTCACGCAGGACCTGGCGGTCGGCGGCACGGTGATCCCGGCGGGCAGTTCGGTGTTCTGCGCGGTCGCGCTGGCCAACCACGACGCGGCGGTCTTCCCCGACCCGAAGCGCCTGGACGTGACGCGGGCCGACGCCAGCAGGCACCTCGGGTTCGGGCACGGCATCCACTTCTGCCTGGGCGCGCGCCTGGCCCGGCTGGAGGGCGAGATCGCGCTCGGCTCGATCCTGCGGCGCTTCCCGGAGATGGCGCTCGCGGTACCCCTGGACCGGCTGGAGCTGCGGGTCAGCGGCCTCCGTGCGCTGGTCGACCTGCCGGTCCACCTCAGCTGA
- a CDS encoding AAA family ATPase has protein sequence MTEPGYAEGAAATTPARDAQLLERTVFEVKRVIVGQDRLVERMLVGLLAKGHLLLEGVPGVAKTLAVETFAKVVGGSFSRLQFTPDLVPADILGTRIYRQGSESFDVELGPVVANFVLADEINRAPAKVQSAMLEVMAERHVSIGGQTFPMPTPFLVLATQNPIENEGVYPLPEAQRDRFLFKIIVEYPTAEEEREIVYRMGVTPPEPQQVLSPEELTRLQGVASKVFVHHALVDYVVRLVLATRQPNEHGLADVAGWIAYGASPRATLGIVAAARALALVRGRDYVLPQDVVDVVPDVLRHRLVLSYDALADGVPMDHLVSRVLQTVPLPQVSARPQLPPPGQPQHLQQQPMVPQAPVQHP, from the coding sequence GTGACCGAGCCCGGGTACGCCGAGGGCGCGGCCGCGACCACGCCCGCCCGTGACGCACAGCTGCTCGAGCGCACCGTGTTCGAGGTCAAGCGCGTCATCGTCGGCCAGGACCGGCTGGTCGAGCGCATGCTGGTGGGCCTGCTCGCGAAGGGGCACCTCCTGCTGGAGGGCGTGCCCGGCGTGGCCAAGACCCTCGCGGTGGAGACCTTCGCCAAGGTCGTCGGCGGCTCGTTCTCGCGCCTGCAGTTCACGCCCGACCTGGTGCCCGCCGACATCCTCGGCACCCGCATCTACCGCCAGGGCAGCGAGAGCTTCGACGTCGAGCTCGGCCCGGTCGTGGCGAACTTCGTCCTCGCCGACGAGATCAACCGCGCGCCCGCCAAGGTGCAGTCGGCGATGCTGGAGGTCATGGCCGAGCGGCACGTCTCCATCGGCGGCCAGACCTTCCCGATGCCCACGCCGTTCCTGGTGCTCGCCACGCAGAACCCGATCGAGAACGAGGGCGTCTACCCGCTGCCCGAGGCCCAGCGCGACCGGTTCCTCTTCAAGATCATCGTCGAGTACCCGACGGCGGAGGAGGAGCGCGAGATCGTCTACCGGATGGGTGTGACCCCGCCGGAGCCGCAGCAGGTGCTCAGCCCGGAGGAGCTCACCCGCCTGCAGGGCGTGGCCAGCAAGGTGTTCGTGCACCACGCGCTGGTCGACTACGTGGTCCGCCTGGTGCTGGCCACCCGGCAGCCCAACGAGCACGGCCTGGCCGACGTGGCGGGCTGGATCGCCTACGGCGCCTCGCCGCGCGCCACGCTCGGCATCGTCGCCGCCGCCCGGGCCCTGGCCCTGGTGCGCGGGCGCGACTACGTGCTGCCGCAGGACGTGGTGGACGTGGTGCCGGATGTGCTGCGCCACCGCCTGGTGCTCTCCTACGACGCGCTGGCCGACGGCGTGCCGATGGACCACCTGGTCTCGCGTGTGCTCCAGACCGTGCCGCTGCCCCAGGTCTCCGCGCGGCCGCAGCTGCCGCCGCCCGGCCAGCCGCAGCACCTGCAGCAGCAGCCCATGGTCCCGCAGGCGCCGGTCCAGCACCCGTGA